The segment TGTTCGTATAGATGTCGTTCTCATATGCGAAACGAATGAGGTCTTCCACGACAAGGAAGTACGAGGCATAACCTTTGAATTTGATGATGCCGAGTTCGTAGTCGAGGCGCTCCTTTGCTTTCACATCACCATCAAGTCCGCGTCGTGTGAGTCCTGCATAACAGAGTTCCTCAAGCACTTCGTCGTCGGTCTTGCCTTCGGGGAGGGGAAACTTTGGAAAAATGAATTTACCAAGAGTGATCTCGAGATTACAACGCTCTGCAATCTTGCTCGTATTCTCTACGGCATCCGGAATATCATGGAAGAGCTTGTACGCTTCATCGGTAGTGATGAAGTGATAGTGTCCTTCGCCACCAAAGATACCCGTATCGGTAATGTCCGATGCGGTTGAGATTGCGATGAGTGTCTTGTGCGCACGTGCGTCGTCGGAGTGTGGATAGTGGGAGTCCTGTGTTGCAACGAGTGGCACATCGAGCTCGCGCGCGAGTTCGATGAGTGTACTGCGCCAGCGCTCAAAGTCTTCCACATCAGGGTGATGCATCACCTCGATGTAATAATTCTCTTTTCCGAAGATGTCCTGATACTCTTTGATAATCTCTTTGCAGCGCTCCTTATCTCCGGTATTCAAAATACAGCGGCCGAGTTCTCCTGCGGGGCAGCCCGACAATGCGATGATGCCATCGGAGTGTGCACGCAAAAGATCCTTATCCATGCGTGGCTTGTAGTAGTAGCCTTCGGTATATGCAAGACTCGTGAGCTTGAGCAGGTTGCGGTAGCCCGCATCATTTTTTGCGAGCAAAGTACAGTGATAGCGCTTGTTGTCTACTCCAGGTTCTTTATCAAAGCGTGTGCGATTTGCGATGTATGCCTCAACTCCGATGATCGGTTTCACTCCTTGCTTCTGGCATTCCATGTAGAAGTCGATCGCTCCGTACATTGCGCCGTGGTCGGTGATCGCAATAGCAGGTTGTCCATCTTCCTTCGCAATTTTTGCAATCTGTGCGGGCTTACTTAATCCATCGAGTAGGGAGTAGTGCGTATGTGTGTGTAGATGCACAAAAGGTGCGCGTGAGTTGCCTTCCATGGGGCCTATTATAACAGTGAAAAGGGAATATCTGCTATTGTGAGGTCATGTGGAAACGTGGTCCTGAGCGAATGTTTGACGAAATAAATATTATATTGTAGAAATTGGAAAGAAACATAAAAGGAACAGTCATGAAAATGCTTGGTGTCGACCTCGGATCCCACAATAACGAAGGACTACTTCCGGCCATCTGCGAAGAAGCGCGCCGCATGGTGGCGCTCCTCGACGACCCACAACCTGGCCTCTTCTCATGGAGCAGGTGCATGCTCTCGCAGTTACAGCAGCTCCAGGCGTACATCGCGGGAGCTCTCGGGACAAATCAGCCCGTAAAGTTCGTCGAGACTGATGCCATCTACATCCCATTTACGAGTGGCACTCCCGGGCAGAAGTTGTCCACGGAGCGTGTGGTGAACATCACCGGTATATGTCCGCTCCGCAATTGGGATGTGTATCTCATCTACGTGAAAGAGGAACGTGGTGGTGCGGTCATCGTCAATGATGGTGGACCCATGCTCATGTTTTGGATCGAGCAGCTCGAAGCAGAGATGCTCGTCCCTGCAAAAAACAATACGTTCTCTGCACGCGCGCTCATGCTTGGCCTCTCTCCTGAAGGGCTACGCGCCATCATCGAGAAGTATAAACCGTAGTTCCTTTCCTAAAGCGCCGATCTCCCGGCGCTTTTTCTGCAAAAAAGAAACACCCGTTAGGGGTGTTTCTTTTTAAGGGGCTTTAGGCCGTGACCTTCTTGCCGCGGTAGGTGCCACACTTTCCGCACGCACGGTGCATGAGTTGCTGCGCACCACACTCACACGTCACAAAACGTGCCTCCTTGAGCGCGTGGTGTGAACGACGATTGTTCGTGTGACCGCGCGTATGTCGCATGTGGGTTACCATAGTGGGGATAATATATCAGAAAACCTATATTTTGGCAAGTCATTTCTGGGGAGGAATATGACTAGTACTGTCCTTGCCTCAGGTCTCTTTGCGTGGTAGCCTGCTTCTACTCTTTATGGAGGCACCTATGTGTGCACTGGGTATTTACCTGAAGTCTGTACAGGCCCAATTCAGGGAGGGTGTGGGGCAAGAGGATCCGTCGATCGCGGGCCAGCAAGGTTCCGTGCCTCAGCCCGACGGTAATTCGTCGGAAGAGTGATTTAATTCTTATATCTATCGTACCTCGCGTCACACGCGAGGTTTTTGTTACCTTGACTGTTCTCGCAAATGCTTTACAATTACTTTGATTACTCTCGTACATCTCTAATTTATGGCAAACAGGCACCTCGCACGAAGCATCGTTCTTCAAGCACTCTATGAGTGGGACTTTAATGGACGTACAACCCCAGTTGTAGAAGAAATACTCAATCGTGATGTCGCTGAGTTTGGACCAGGATTAGAGGAGGACCTCTTTACCGTCGAGCTTTTGAATACGGTGCTTGCAAAGCAGCGTGACCTCGACCTCATCATCGAAAAGGCAGCACCTGCTTGGCCTATCGATAAGATCTCTGTTGTTGATAGAAACGTATTGCGTATCGGACTTTCCGAGCTTCTTTTTGGTGACCGTGCGCAGGTTCCTCCGAAGGTCGCGATCAATGAGGCTATTGAGCTTGCCAAGGCATTTGGTGGTGACAATAGCGGCAAGTTCGTGAACGGTGTGCTCGGGGCAGTCTATAAGGAGATTGGTGAGCCTGGAAAAGATGAACAAGCTTCTCGTCCAAAGCGCAACCAGTCACAAGATCCATCGACATTCCCGCTAGAGCAGCTCGGTGGTGCCGTTGTTTATGCTCGTGATAAGGGAGAAATTTATCTTGCACTTGTACATGACATTTTTGGACACTGGACGCTCTCAAAGGGTCGCGTAGAACCAGGAGAGTCAGTCGAGGAGGGTACTATTCGTGAGATAAAGGAGGAGATGAATGCGAACATCGTCATCAAGGAGAAACTTGGTGAGAATGAGTATATTGCCTCACATCCCGAGAAGGGGAAGGTGCGCAAGCATGTTGTTTACTTCCTTGCGGAATCACCATTCGAGGCATTACAGCTCGAAGAAGGGAAGGGTGGACTTGATGACGCCCGCTGGTTTAAGGCGTCAGAAATCACAAGCCTAAATCTCTATGATGATATTTTGCCACTCATCACGAAGGCGGTGACCATATTGCTTACTGAGCAGGCATAATAAAAACGACCCCAGTCTCTGGAGTCGTTTTTTTGTTTGATGGGTGCAGGGTGTTATTTGTTTGTGCAGCATGTGCCATCTTCGCACTTTTGTTCACAAGGAGCACCAATGTGCCACGTCCCATGCTGCCATGGAGTACCAAAGAAGGGGAGTGCCCACTTATCAAGACCAAGGTATCCCGCAGTACGCCAAGCGAGCATAAGGAACACCTGGAGAAGAAAGAGTACAGGATTGATACTTACTGTACCTGCAAGCATGAAATTGAAACTCATGAATCCACCGAAGAACGCGGCAATGCCGGTGAAGAGGCCAAGTATGAGTGCCGCACCAACCAGTACTTCGCCAAAAGCAACTACATGCGAGAAAAAGAATGTGTTTGGCATGACGACGTGTGATACGAAATATGCATACCAGCCTGCGACGTCAGGATGTGCCCCTGTTGTTTTCGCAAGTGTTCCGGTGAGAAAGCCTTGGAGAGCACCTCCCGCATTTGCGCCGACCCATGCCTCATTCATTATTTTCCCCCAACCTGCGATAATCCACTCGTAACCAACATAGACTCGTATGATGAGCCAGATCCACGAAAGACATTTATTCGTGAATAGCTTCTCAAGCCACGGTGCGGTGGGAATTGTATTTGCTGTTTGTTCCATAGCTATATTGTATCATGTCCAAAACTATAGAATAAAATACACACTAAGAAGTGTGCATTTTATTCTACCAACCCTTTCTTTGGATGGCAGCTCTTGCGGCCTCTTGCTCCGCATCCTGTTTTGACTTTCCTTGTCCCGTTGCAACAAGCTCATCGCCGAGGTAGAGGCCGATCTCAAAGATCTTTTCGTGGTCCGGGCCAATCTCGCGAATGGTCTTGTACGATGGGGTGATTGCAACATGTTCTTGGGCAAGTTCTTGGAAGTTACTCTTTGCGTCCTGCCATGTCTTTGCCTCTATGATTGTGTCGATCTTTGGTGCAA is part of the Candidatus Paceibacterota bacterium genome and harbors:
- a CDS encoding DoxX family protein yields the protein MEQTANTIPTAPWLEKLFTNKCLSWIWLIIRVYVGYEWIIAGWGKIMNEAWVGANAGGALQGFLTGTLAKTTGAHPDVAGWYAYFVSHVVMPNTFFFSHVVAFGEVLVGAALILGLFTGIAAFFGGFMSFNFMLAGTVSINPVLFLLQVFLMLAWRTAGYLGLDKWALPFFGTPWQHGTWHIGAPCEQKCEDGTCCTNK
- the rpmF gene encoding 50S ribosomal protein L32 encodes the protein MVTHMRHTRGHTNNRRSHHALKEARFVTCECGAQQLMHRACGKCGTYRGKKVTA
- the nusB gene encoding transcription antitermination factor NusB yields the protein MANRHLARSIVLQALYEWDFNGRTTPVVEEILNRDVAEFGPGLEEDLFTVELLNTVLAKQRDLDLIIEKAAPAWPIDKISVVDRNVLRIGLSELLFGDRAQVPPKVAINEAIELAKAFGGDNSGKFVNGVLGAVYKEIGEPGKDEQASRPKRNQSQDPSTFPLEQLGGAVVYARDKGEIYLALVHDIFGHWTLSKGRVEPGESVEEGTIREIKEEMNANIVIKEKLGENEYIASHPEKGKVRKHVVYFLAESPFEALQLEEGKGGLDDARWFKASEITSLNLYDDILPLITKAVTILLTEQA